The Oscillospiraceae bacterium genome has a window encoding:
- a CDS encoding ParB/RepB/Spo0J family partition protein, which translates to MNLFPKTPQKNRILTVPTENILKNPHQPRKIFEEGALFELAESIRACGIIQPLTVRKLNESTFELIAGERRLKASKLIGLKEVPVIVMNVNEDASALVALIENLQRADLTFFEEAISYDKLIREFAYTQDELAFKLGKKQSTIANKLRLLRLSDEIKALAVEHQLSERHCRALLRMDNEELQKKVLHQIITKNLNVMETDAYIDSLVSEKVSKERKEKRMIPLFRDIRIFSNTLKQAVEMMNKAGVPADTKKSETDSYIEYIIRIDKSQFPASS; encoded by the coding sequence ATGAATCTTTTTCCCAAAACACCTCAAAAAAACAGAATTCTTACGGTTCCCACAGAAAATATTTTAAAGAATCCCCATCAACCGCGCAAAATTTTTGAAGAAGGGGCATTGTTTGAGCTGGCAGAATCCATTCGTGCCTGCGGAATCATTCAACCGTTAACCGTGCGAAAACTCAATGAAAGCACCTTTGAATTAATTGCAGGAGAACGTCGCTTAAAAGCATCAAAACTCATTGGATTAAAAGAAGTTCCCGTGATTGTGATGAATGTAAATGAAGATGCATCCGCTTTGGTTGCCTTAATCGAAAACCTGCAAAGAGCAGACCTTACCTTTTTTGAGGAAGCCATCTCCTACGACAAACTGATTCGGGAATTTGCATATACTCAGGACGAGCTGGCTTTTAAGCTTGGGAAAAAGCAATCCACCATCGCCAACAAGCTTCGTCTGCTCCGTTTAAGCGATGAAATCAAAGCGCTGGCTGTGGAACATCAGTTAAGTGAACGTCACTGTCGGGCATTGCTGCGAATGGACAATGAAGAACTACAAAAAAAAGTGCTCCATCAGATTATTACCAAGAATTTGAATGTAATGGAAACCGATGCCTATATTGACAGTCTGGTATCGGAAAAAGTGTCCAAAGAACGAAAAGAAAAACGAATGATTCCCCTCTTTCGGGATATCCGCATTTTTTCCAACACCCTAAAGCAGGCAGTGGAAATGATGAATAAAGCCGGCGTTCCTGCCGACACAAAAAAAAGCGAAACAGATTCCTATATTGAGTATATTATCCGCATTGATAAATCCCAATTCCCTGCATCCTCCTAA
- a CDS encoding M23 family metallopeptidase, protein MKKGKTFLTLLSAAGIITVITMTISHTTTTHLEKELALKTNTDLIKKALPTPTAAVTPEPTPLPTVPPSPTPLPPIPTAEPTPVPTPTPFQIALPVSGAEVLSDYTEDILVFQATYGDYRIHTGIDFGGEKGTPILAAADGIVSKNSFDYETGYTVELTHEGEYLTRYCNLENDKAVTVGQVVTQGEQIGTLGEVGIFEAHLPSHLHFELEQNGEPTNPQEYLYNALPLQ, encoded by the coding sequence ATGAAAAAAGGCAAAACATTTCTTACCCTACTTAGCGCCGCCGGAATCATCACCGTAATTACTATGACAATCTCCCACACGACAACCACCCACCTGGAAAAAGAGTTGGCGTTAAAAACTAACACCGACCTGATAAAAAAAGCTCTGCCCACACCAACGGCAGCTGTCACACCGGAACCGACTCCACTTCCCACAGTGCCGCCCTCACCAACCCCTTTACCACCTATACCGACTGCAGAACCAACCCCTGTTCCCACTCCGACACCCTTTCAGATAGCACTTCCCGTATCGGGAGCAGAGGTGCTGTCTGATTACACAGAGGATATTCTGGTATTTCAGGCAACCTATGGGGACTACCGCATTCACACGGGAATTGATTTTGGAGGAGAAAAAGGAACCCCCATCTTGGCAGCGGCTGATGGAATTGTTTCCAAAAACAGCTTCGATTATGAAACCGGTTACACCGTGGAACTGACCCACGAGGGCGAATACCTGACCAGATACTGCAATCTGGAAAACGACAAAGCCGTCACCGTGGGTCAGGTGGTCACCCAAGGAGAACAAATCGGCACTTTAGGAGAGGTAGGAATCTTTGAAGCGCATCTGCCCAGCCATCTGCATTTTGAGCTGGAACAAAACGGAGAGCCGACAAATCCTCAAGAGTATCTTTATAACGCTCTTCCTTTGCAATAA
- the spoIID gene encoding stage II sporulation protein D — protein MKKPTKEGQFLMKKNRFFPLIAGIFLFLVIWMIPLLFASFGTHYQKETPTPSKVPPVAAQPQTEITLLHNNTPIKLPLEEYLYGVVAGEMPASFESEALKAQAVAARTYTVNRSKSPNKDHPNADVCSDSSHCKAYLSPDELSQKFSESPEQLEKIKQAVDSTQNQILVYNGEPISAVFHSTSSGITENAEDVWGNPVPYLVSVTSEGEEDSPRYQETKTFTFSEFQEKINAGSKTVSFTEDQKNWFSHWEKNESGSVKSVSICGTSFSGTELRSLLGLRSANFTVEITDGITVSTKGYGHGVGMSQYGANHLAKRGYTYEQILKKYYTGVEIDSL, from the coding sequence ATGAAAAAACCAACGAAAGAAGGCCAGTTTTTAATGAAAAAGAACCGTTTTTTTCCGCTGATTGCAGGAATTTTCCTGTTTCTTGTAATCTGGATGATTCCTCTGCTGTTTGCAAGCTTTGGAACCCATTACCAAAAAGAAACCCCCACGCCGTCCAAAGTGCCGCCCGTTGCCGCACAACCGCAGACCGAAATCACCTTATTGCATAACAATACTCCCATAAAGCTTCCGTTAGAAGAATACCTTTACGGCGTGGTAGCAGGCGAAATGCCGGCATCTTTTGAATCAGAAGCCTTAAAAGCCCAAGCAGTTGCCGCCAGAACCTACACCGTAAACCGTTCCAAATCACCCAACAAAGACCATCCCAATGCAGATGTCTGCTCTGATTCCTCTCATTGCAAAGCATATTTATCGCCCGACGAGCTTTCCCAAAAATTTTCAGAAAGCCCGGAGCAGCTTGAAAAAATTAAACAAGCGGTAGACAGCACCCAAAATCAGATTCTCGTCTACAACGGCGAACCAATTTCTGCGGTGTTTCATTCCACCTCTTCCGGTATAACAGAAAATGCCGAAGATGTGTGGGGAAATCCTGTTCCATATCTGGTATCGGTAACATCAGAGGGAGAAGAAGATTCTCCCCGCTATCAGGAAACCAAAACCTTTACTTTTTCGGAATTTCAAGAAAAAATTAATGCAGGAAGTAAAACCGTTTCTTTCACCGAAGATCAAAAAAATTGGTTTTCCCACTGGGAAAAAAACGAATCCGGAAGCGTAAAATCCGTATCTATTTGCGGTACTTCCTTTTCCGGAACCGAGCTTCGTTCCCTTTTAGGACTACGTTCTGCGAATTTTACTGTGGAAATCACAGATGGTATCACAGTGTCCACCAAAGGATACGGTCACGGCGTAGGAATGAGCCAATACGGCGCCAATCACCTTGCCAAGCGAGGCTACACCTACGAACAAATCTTAAAAAAATACTACACGGGTGTTGAAATTGACTCCCTGTAA
- the lon gene encoding endopeptidase La yields MIEEIITEEMAVLPLRGVSIFPHTVMHLDAQRKVSVAAIEYAMQHNKPVFLLAQVDPSVEHPKEGDFYRIGTIAKVKQLLKLPNNCVRVLVDARIRGESFAVYEKDGMLFSQVKRCPRRQPVRRSKQLEAQIRSLKDVYAEYFKLVGRISPDVMGGIVSTSDIEKLTDIICGSLFVDYDEKQYLLELLDPKKRVTELIKILTAEIDLLQLEIDIQAKVKSQIDKNQKEYYLREQIRAIHEELGEEEDVHSESDEYLKKLEGIRTALSEDSYEKLKKQISRFAKMHPQAQETMVERNYLDTIFDLPWLKTTKENIDLKKCLEKLDRDHYGLDKVKEKLLEYLSAKKFNPEIKSQILCLVGPPGVGKTSIVKSIADSIGRKYQRMSLGGVHDEAEIRGHRRTYVGAMPGKIMSAIRTAGVKNPLILLDEIDKLGKDMRGDPASALLEALDKEQNNTFTDHYVDLPFDLSEVLFITTANSLDTIPGPLLDRMEVIELSGYTRYEKYRIATDYLVKKQYKEHKITKKTLKIDDSAIYSIIDYYVREAGVRRLERNLVTLIRKAEKEMLLSDKKSITVNENNLETFLGKKKYTVDPKNAFPEVGAALGLAWTAAGGDTLFCEAVAVDGTGKIEATGSLGDVMKESAKIAVAYIRSVADRLHLEKDFYKTKDIYIHFPDGATPKDGPSAGITIALAVTSALTGRKIRNDVAMTGEISIRGKVLPIGGLKEKSISAHRAGVFNIIIPKENEKDLEDIPKEIFDDFNFMPVSEFWEVLEIALLPKDDDDFMNLSEDSYSNYNLYENKI; encoded by the coding sequence ATGATAGAAGAAATCATCACCGAAGAAATGGCGGTTCTGCCTCTTCGCGGCGTGTCTATTTTTCCCCACACGGTGATGCATTTGGATGCCCAGAGAAAAGTTTCTGTGGCAGCAATTGAATATGCAATGCAACACAACAAGCCTGTGTTTTTACTGGCGCAGGTTGATCCTTCGGTGGAGCATCCCAAAGAAGGTGATTTCTACCGTATCGGCACCATTGCCAAGGTAAAACAACTGCTAAAGCTGCCCAACAACTGCGTGAGAGTGCTGGTGGATGCAAGAATCCGCGGAGAAAGTTTTGCTGTGTATGAAAAAGACGGCATGCTCTTCTCCCAGGTGAAACGTTGTCCCAGACGGCAACCTGTCCGTCGTTCCAAACAACTGGAAGCTCAGATTCGTTCCTTAAAGGATGTTTATGCAGAATACTTTAAGCTGGTGGGCAGAATTTCTCCCGATGTGATGGGTGGAATCGTTTCCACAAGCGATATTGAAAAATTAACCGACATTATCTGCGGCAGCTTATTTGTGGATTACGATGAAAAACAGTACCTTCTGGAACTGTTGGATCCTAAGAAACGAGTAACCGAGCTGATTAAGATTTTAACGGCGGAAATTGACCTTCTGCAACTGGAAATTGACATTCAGGCAAAGGTGAAAAGCCAGATTGATAAAAATCAGAAAGAATATTATTTAAGAGAGCAGATCCGTGCCATTCACGAAGAACTGGGGGAAGAGGAAGATGTTCATTCCGAATCCGACGAGTATCTGAAAAAATTGGAGGGCATTCGCACTGCTTTGTCCGAGGATTCCTATGAAAAGCTGAAAAAGCAGATCAGCCGTTTTGCTAAGATGCATCCTCAGGCGCAGGAAACCATGGTGGAGAGAAACTATCTGGACACCATCTTCGATTTACCTTGGTTAAAAACCACCAAAGAAAATATTGATTTAAAGAAATGTTTGGAAAAGCTGGACCGTGACCATTACGGTCTGGATAAAGTGAAAGAGAAACTTTTAGAATACTTGTCTGCCAAAAAGTTTAATCCCGAAATCAAATCCCAGATTTTATGCTTGGTGGGACCTCCCGGTGTTGGGAAGACCTCCATTGTAAAATCCATTGCGGATTCCATCGGCAGAAAATATCAGAGAATGTCGTTAGGCGGTGTTCATGACGAAGCGGAAATCCGTGGTCACAGACGTACCTATGTGGGCGCAATGCCTGGCAAGATTATGTCTGCCATCCGCACCGCAGGAGTGAAAAATCCGCTCATTCTGTTAGACGAAATTGATAAACTTGGTAAGGATATGCGTGGCGATCCTGCCAGTGCTCTGCTGGAAGCCTTAGATAAAGAGCAGAATAACACCTTTACTGACCACTATGTGGATTTGCCCTTTGACTTATCCGAAGTGCTCTTTATCACCACGGCAAACAGTCTGGACACCATTCCCGGTCCCTTACTTGACCGTATGGAAGTGATAGAGTTATCGGGCTATACCCGTTATGAAAAATATCGGATTGCCACTGACTACTTGGTGAAAAAGCAGTACAAAGAGCATAAAATCACTAAGAAAACCTTGAAAATTGACGATAGTGCAATTTATTCCATTATTGATTATTATGTGAGAGAAGCAGGGGTTCGCCGATTAGAGAGAAATCTAGTGACCTTAATCCGTAAAGCGGAGAAAGAAATGCTTCTTTCGGATAAAAAATCCATCACCGTCAATGAAAATAATTTAGAAACCTTCTTAGGTAAGAAGAAATATACCGTTGACCCCAAAAATGCTTTTCCCGAAGTCGGGGCGGCATTAGGTCTTGCCTGGACAGCTGCAGGTGGTGACACCTTGTTCTGCGAAGCAGTAGCCGTGGACGGTACCGGTAAAATTGAAGCAACGGGAAGCTTAGGCGATGTGATGAAAGAATCTGCAAAAATTGCAGTTGCTTACATCCGCTCGGTGGCAGACCGTTTGCATCTGGAAAAAGATTTTTATAAAACCAAAGACATTTATATTCATTTCCCCGACGGAGCAACTCCCAAAGACGGTCCATCTGCAGGGATTACCATTGCTTTGGCGGTTACCTCTGCATTAACCGGCAGAAAAATCCGTAATGATGTGGCAATGACGGGAGAAATCTCCATCCGCGGAAAAGTGCTTCCCATCGGTGGTTTAAAAGAAAAGTCCATTTCTGCACATCGTGCAGGAGTGTTTAACATCATCATTCCCAAGGAAAACGAAAAGGACTTGGAAGACATTCCAAAAGAAATTTTTGATGACTTCAACTTTATGCCTGTCAGCGAATTTTGGGAAGTGTTGGAAATTGCACTCCTTCCAAAAGATGATGACGATTTTATGAATCTTTCTGAAGATTCTTATTCCAATTACAACCTCTACGAGAACAAAATATAA
- a CDS encoding histidine--tRNA ligase, which translates to MAKLTAPKGTKDVLPQDSYRWQYVESVLKQICNDFNFKEIRTPTFEATEVFARGVGDTTDVVTKEMYTFLDKGGRSITLRPEGTAGVARSFVENGLYAGVLPLKLFYLISCFRYEKPQAGRLREFHQFGVEMLGTTTPNSDAEAIIFGAEIFKRLNIGNITLNLNNIGCKECRKAYNEKLKAFLEAKKDSLCETCQERLGKNPMRIFDCKSEVCQSLIKDAPTIFDCVCDDCRDHFNTVTDILDTVGITYKIDKGIVRGLDYYSKTVFEFVSDNIGAQGTVLGGGRYDGLIADLGGNDAPGIGFAMGIERLLLLAEGAMEVSKDTPDVFLIPIGDAAKKQVYQLVYSLRGQGISAEYDLNARSVKAQMKYADKIGAKYTVVIGDDEIAQGSYPVKNMSNGETVNVAPDEIVNVVKA; encoded by the coding sequence GTGGCGAAATTAACCGCACCCAAAGGAACCAAAGACGTACTGCCCCAGGATAGTTACCGTTGGCAGTATGTGGAAAGCGTTTTAAAACAAATCTGTAACGATTTTAATTTTAAAGAAATCAGAACCCCCACCTTTGAGGCAACCGAAGTGTTTGCCCGTGGGGTAGGGGACACCACCGACGTGGTAACCAAAGAAATGTACACCTTTTTGGATAAGGGTGGCAGAAGCATTACCCTTCGTCCCGAAGGCACTGCAGGGGTAGCAAGAAGCTTTGTGGAAAACGGACTTTATGCAGGGGTTCTGCCCTTAAAACTGTTTTATCTGATTTCCTGCTTCCGTTATGAAAAGCCTCAGGCAGGCAGACTTCGTGAATTCCATCAGTTTGGGGTGGAAATGCTTGGCACCACCACTCCCAATTCCGATGCGGAAGCCATCATTTTCGGTGCTGAAATTTTCAAGCGCTTAAACATCGGCAACATCACTTTAAACCTGAACAATATCGGTTGTAAGGAATGTCGCAAAGCTTATAACGAAAAATTGAAAGCATTTTTGGAAGCTAAAAAAGATTCTTTATGCGAAACCTGTCAGGAACGATTAGGCAAGAATCCTATGCGAATCTTTGACTGTAAGTCGGAGGTATGCCAGTCCTTAATCAAGGATGCACCCACCATTTTTGACTGTGTGTGTGACGATTGCCGTGACCACTTCAACACCGTGACCGATATTTTAGATACTGTTGGTATCACCTACAAAATTGATAAAGGTATCGTTCGTGGTCTGGATTACTATTCCAAAACCGTGTTTGAATTTGTGTCCGATAACATTGGTGCACAGGGTACGGTGCTTGGCGGCGGCAGATATGACGGTCTGATTGCCGATTTAGGTGGTAACGATGCACCGGGTATCGGCTTTGCCATGGGCATTGAACGTCTGCTCCTTTTGGCAGAAGGTGCTATGGAGGTTTCCAAAGATACACCTGATGTGTTCCTAATTCCCATCGGTGATGCGGCAAAAAAACAGGTTTATCAGCTTGTTTACTCCTTACGTGGACAAGGTATTTCTGCAGAATATGACTTAAATGCTCGTTCCGTGAAAGCGCAGATGAAATATGCCGACAAAATCGGCGCAAAATATACTGTAGTCATCGGGGATGACGAAATTGCTCAGGGAAGCTATCCCGTGAAAAATATGTCAAACGGCGAAACCGTGAATGTGGCTCCCGATGAAATCGTAAACGTAGTAAAAGCGTAA
- the aspS gene encoding aspartate--tRNA ligase, with the protein MAETLQGFKRTNYANDFDSSSIGQKVSVAGWVNKQRDIGSLVFIDLRDRTGLVQIVFDETINVELLNKAKGVHNEYVIAVTGTVRQRSGAFNKNIKTGEIEIVAEELRVLSVSEPTPFVIASDVEANDQIKLKYRYLDLRRPEMQKNIIMRHKISKIARDYYDENGFLEIETPYLTKSTPEGARDYLVPSRVHPEKFYALPQSPQLYKQLLMLSGFDRYIQIARCFRDEDLRADRQPEFTQIDLEMSFVEMDDVIAMNEGFLKRVFKEVLDMDIQTPFMRMDYKEAMERYGSDKPDNRFGLELVDLSEEVKDVEFTVFQNALQNGGSVKCINGEGMGAKLSRKEIDALGELVKTYGGKGLAYIVVNEDGVKSPIAKFMTEEQLAKVIAKANAKAGDIILIVADKTDVVYTVLGSLRCDLAKKFNLYDENSFSFLWVVNFPLLEFDEEENRYVAKHHPFTAPMDEDLDKLETAPGEVRAKAYDIVLNGNEIGGGSIRIFDTKLQEKMFGVLGFSKEAAQERFGFLIDAFRFGPPPHGGMAYGLDRLCMLMAGCDSIRDVIAFPKVQNASELMTNAPDFVDDKQLTDLNITCVKPEKEENED; encoded by the coding sequence ATGGCTGAAACCTTACAGGGCTTCAAACGCACCAACTATGCAAATGACTTTGATTCTTCCTCCATCGGGCAGAAAGTGTCAGTAGCAGGTTGGGTAAACAAACAAAGAGACATCGGTTCTCTGGTATTCATTGACCTTCGTGACAGAACCGGTCTTGTTCAGATTGTGTTCGATGAAACCATCAACGTGGAACTTTTAAATAAGGCAAAAGGTGTTCATAACGAATATGTGATTGCCGTAACCGGTACTGTTCGTCAGAGAAGCGGTGCGTTTAACAAAAACATCAAAACCGGGGAAATTGAAATTGTGGCAGAGGAATTAAGAGTCCTCTCCGTTTCCGAACCCACTCCCTTTGTTATCGCATCCGATGTGGAAGCAAACGACCAGATTAAATTAAAATACCGTTATCTGGATTTGCGCCGTCCCGAAATGCAGAAAAACATTATCATGCGTCACAAAATCTCCAAAATTGCAAGAGATTACTATGATGAAAACGGTTTTTTAGAAATCGAAACACCCTATTTAACCAAATCCACTCCTGAAGGCGCAAGAGACTATCTGGTGCCCAGCCGTGTGCATCCGGAAAAATTCTATGCACTGCCCCAGTCTCCTCAGCTTTACAAACAGCTTCTGATGTTATCCGGTTTTGACCGCTACATTCAGATTGCAAGATGTTTCCGTGATGAAGACCTGCGTGCAGACCGTCAGCCTGAATTTACTCAGATTGACTTGGAAATGTCTTTCGTGGAAATGGATGACGTTATCGCTATGAACGAAGGCTTCTTAAAAAGAGTATTTAAAGAAGTTTTAGATATGGATATCCAGACTCCCTTTATGAGAATGGATTACAAAGAAGCGATGGAACGCTACGGTTCCGATAAGCCGGACAACCGTTTCGGTCTGGAATTGGTGGACTTGTCCGAAGAAGTGAAAGACGTGGAATTCACTGTATTCCAAAACGCTTTGCAAAACGGCGGAAGCGTAAAATGTATCAACGGGGAAGGTATGGGTGCAAAACTGTCCCGTAAAGAAATTGATGCATTGGGCGAACTGGTGAAAACCTACGGCGGTAAAGGTTTAGCTTATATCGTGGTAAACGAAGACGGCGTAAAATCTCCTATTGCTAAATTTATGACCGAAGAACAGTTGGCAAAAGTGATTGCAAAAGCCAATGCAAAAGCAGGCGACATTATTTTAATTGTTGCAGATAAAACCGACGTGGTTTACACTGTTTTAGGCAGCTTACGTTGTGACCTGGCGAAGAAATTTAATTTATATGACGAAAACTCCTTCTCTTTCCTGTGGGTAGTAAACTTCCCGCTCTTAGAGTTTGATGAAGAAGAAAATCGTTATGTGGCAAAACATCATCCCTTCACTGCTCCTATGGATGAAGATTTGGATAAATTAGAAACCGCACCCGGCGAAGTTCGTGCAAAAGCATACGATATCGTGTTAAACGGTAACGAAATCGGCGGCGGCAGTATCCGTATTTTTGATACCAAATTGCAGGAAAAAATGTTTGGTGTGTTAGGCTTTTCTAAAGAAGCTGCTCAGGAACGTTTCGGTTTCTTAATTGATGCGTTCCGTTTTGGACCTCCGCCCCACGGTGGTATGGCATACGGTTTGGACAGACTGTGTATGCTGATGGCTGGTTGCGATTCCATTCGTGATGTCATTGCATTCCCCAAAGTGCAGAATGCATCCGAACTGATGACCAACGCTCCCGACTTTGTGGATGACAAACAGTTAACCGACTTAAATATTACCTGTGTAAAACCCGAAAAAGAAGAAAACGAAGACTAG
- a CDS encoding small multi-drug export protein yields MLDAIRNSIQSFFVNLPLPLWLKVMLAAMIPMVEARYSILFFLNSGMPYWELYALSVLGNMIPVPFIIYLFRPLLGFLRRTKLFCKLATKLEERTHKKAAQLQKYSAWGLFFFVALPVPGTGAITGSMIAALLDMREKYALPAIFVGTIVATFLTSGAASFLQWIF; encoded by the coding sequence ATGTTAGATGCAATTAGAAATTCCATTCAAAGCTTCTTTGTGAATCTGCCTTTGCCTTTATGGTTAAAAGTAATGCTTGCTGCCATGATTCCTATGGTGGAGGCAAGGTATTCCATTTTGTTCTTTTTAAATAGCGGAATGCCCTATTGGGAGCTTTATGCACTGAGTGTTTTAGGAAATATGATTCCTGTTCCCTTTATTATTTATCTGTTCCGTCCCTTGCTTGGTTTCTTAAGAAGAACAAAGTTGTTTTGCAAACTTGCAACCAAGCTGGAAGAACGTACCCATAAAAAAGCGGCACAGTTGCAGAAATACTCCGCATGGGGATTGTTTTTCTTTGTGGCACTTCCGGTACCCGGCACCGGTGCTATCACCGGCTCTATGATTGCAGCGCTTTTGGATATGCGAGAAAAATATGCTCTGCCTGCAATTTTTGTGGGAACAATCGTTGCAACTTTTCTGACCTCCGGAGCAGCAAGTTTCCTGCAATGGATTTTTTAG
- a CDS encoding S-layer homology domain-containing protein, translated as MRKEKIMKLLKQFFLIILTVTLLGNITVSAQKTSEELAAEELVSLSVLKGNEDGDLMLNQTVTRAEMAVIICRLLALEDTAIKNVPAVSLFSDVSENHWAAGYIDIVKAYKIVNGYPDGTFRPEEEVTYAEVIKMLVATCGYLPKAEQMGGYPMGMIMVASQNGIAKGVSFAQDEQATRGEVALLVQNTLDVPFLVQTGFGAYEEYLVNPDMTLRIQHFKMQP; from the coding sequence ATGAGAAAGGAAAAAATTATGAAACTTTTAAAACAATTTTTTTTAATCATCTTAACCGTTACCCTTTTGGGGAATATTACGGTATCTGCCCAAAAAACATCTGAGGAACTTGCAGCAGAAGAATTGGTTTCTCTTTCTGTTTTAAAAGGGAATGAAGACGGCGATTTGATGTTGAATCAAACTGTTACCAGAGCGGAAATGGCAGTGATTATCTGTCGCCTTCTGGCATTGGAGGATACCGCAATCAAAAATGTTCCCGCTGTATCTTTGTTTTCCGATGTATCAGAAAATCACTGGGCGGCAGGTTATATTGATATAGTGAAAGCGTATAAAATCGTGAATGGTTATCCTGACGGAACATTTCGTCCTGAAGAGGAAGTTACCTATGCAGAAGTAATCAAAATGTTAGTTGCTACCTGTGGATATCTTCCTAAAGCAGAACAGATGGGCGGCTATCCTATGGGCATGATTATGGTAGCTTCACAGAATGGAATCGCAAAAGGAGTTTCTTTTGCGCAGGACGAACAAGCAACCCGCGGGGAAGTAGCCCTTTTGGTGCAAAATACGCTGGACGTTCCTTTTTTGGTGCAAACGGGGTTCGGAGCATATGAGGAATACTTGGTGAATCCGGATATGACATTGAGAATTCAGCATTTTAAGATGCAACCGTAG
- a CDS encoding M23 family metallopeptidase, protein MKLRFSLTLFCMALVCILSGEFWFQTLHVQSDASYIKWVEFQIPSPLLYQAIELDIQSRNEEERVDFIKLLSYLAAKNGGNFKQVTQKDVTNAAEYLKTNTPTNLKQYSYYLNAYGAILNGWVGEYEAEQKQEDGTVKPVLKYGLLIRHPVKGYYSDSDDFGNSRSYGFQRKHQGHDFFTSTGVPVAAVEDGVIEVMGWNRYGGWRIGIRSFDGMRYYYYAHLQKNHPFAKDLAEGHTVKAGQTIGYVGQTGYSFKENVNNIQVPHLHFGIQLIFNEVQKDGNNQIWIDCYQISKLLSNPPAPVVVETTVAS, encoded by the coding sequence GTGAAGCTTCGTTTTTCATTGACACTGTTTTGCATGGCGCTTGTATGCATTCTGTCGGGTGAATTTTGGTTTCAAACACTGCACGTGCAAAGCGATGCATCTTATATCAAGTGGGTGGAATTTCAAATTCCCTCTCCCCTTTTATATCAAGCAATTGAATTGGATATCCAAAGCCGCAACGAAGAAGAACGGGTAGACTTTATTAAGTTGCTCAGTTATCTTGCAGCCAAAAACGGCGGCAATTTTAAACAAGTTACCCAAAAAGATGTAACAAATGCTGCAGAATATTTAAAAACCAATACCCCCACAAATCTTAAACAATACTCTTATTACTTAAATGCCTACGGTGCCATTTTAAACGGCTGGGTTGGTGAATACGAGGCAGAACAAAAGCAGGAAGACGGAACTGTAAAACCCGTTTTAAAATACGGACTTTTAATCCGTCATCCCGTGAAAGGATACTATTCCGATTCCGACGATTTTGGAAACAGCCGCAGTTACGGCTTTCAGCGAAAGCATCAGGGACACGATTTTTTCACCTCCACAGGGGTTCCCGTTGCTGCTGTGGAAGACGGTGTGATAGAAGTGATGGGCTGGAATCGCTACGGCGGCTGGAGAATCGGCATCCGAAGCTTTGACGGAATGCGGTATTATTATTACGCCCACCTGCAAAAAAATCACCCCTTTGCAAAAGACTTAGCAGAAGGGCATACCGTAAAAGCCGGTCAAACCATCGGCTATGTTGGTCAGACCGGCTACAGTTTCAAAGAGAACGTGAACAATATTCAGGTGCCTCATCTGCATTTTGGAATACAACTGATTTTTAACGAAGTACAAAAGGATGGCAACAACCAAATCTGGATTGACTGCTATCAGATTTCAAAATTACTTTCCAATCCCCCTGCACCGGTGGTGGTAGAAACTACGGTTGCATCTTAA
- a CDS encoding translation initiation factor IF-3 — MSVKELPINEEIREKEVRVIGAQGDQLGVLPIKDAMEAAIKANLDLVMISPKAVPPVCKIMDYGKYRFEQAKKEKEIKKNQKIVTVKEVRLSVNIDTHDFNTKLNQAIKFLKAGDKVKVSVRFRGREMAHTNLGADTLRRFGEAITEVGTVDKPAKMEGRSMVMFLGPK; from the coding sequence ATTAGCGTGAAAGAATTACCAATCAATGAGGAAATCCGCGAAAAAGAAGTCAGAGTTATTGGTGCACAGGGCGATCAGTTGGGCGTATTACCCATTAAGGATGCCATGGAAGCAGCAATCAAAGCAAACTTGGATTTGGTTATGATTTCTCCCAAGGCAGTTCCGCCGGTTTGCAAAATCATGGATTACGGTAAATACCGTTTCGAACAGGCGAAGAAAGAAAAAGAAATCAAAAAGAATCAGAAGATTGTTACCGTGAAGGAAGTTCGTCTTTCCGTGAACATTGATACCCACGATTTCAACACCAAATTAAATCAGGCAATCAAATTCTTAAAAGCCGGAGATAAGGTGAAAGTATCAGTTCGGTTCCGTGGCCGTGAAATGGCACATACCAACTTAGGTGCAGATACCTTAAGAAGATTCGGTGAAGCGATTACTGAGGTTGGCACAGTTGATAAACCCGCAAAAATGGAAGGCAGAAGCATGGTTATGTTTTTAGGCCCCAAATAA